A section of the Oryza sativa Japonica Group chromosome 1, ASM3414082v1 genome encodes:
- the LOC4326104 gene encoding rust resistance kinase Lr10 isoform X1 has protein sequence MSFVHLVLTYAAGGRRHHRRHDCPPFTCGHLSDVSFPFRRRGDPPECGVQSYELTCADDKATIQIDKETYSVSDINYGDSTLWVVDASFLDSRSSCLLPRWNPLLRDPRLQAKSHHIIELAPPVGVTWASFVNCSQEIRNSSWMYMPVACLSTSRSFVYVFTGQQSAYIQNLEPSCGYLATTPLGGSKLNSTSALQNVSYQDVVKLMMTGFAVRFPFTVSGWNFKECLALSIRQTGTGSKERIANIAIIDFYFWSCFLLGDRSHNNLIYTYMVVDTALLILKWTAVLCRFVLAPLAVFIFLAHKYWRNKITIDAVEKFLQMQLTLGPTRYAYTDLTAITGHFGEKLGQGGYGSVYKGVLPGYVNVAVKVLENANCNGEEFISEVSTIGRIHHVNVVRLVGFCSEELRRALVYEYMPRGSLDKYIFSSKRSFSWDKLNEIALGIARGINYLHQGCDMQILHFDIKPHNILLDDNFVPKVADFGLAKLYPRDNSFVPLNALRGTIGYIAPEMISRSFGVISSKSDVYSFGMLLLEMAGGRRNSDMHAGNSSQAYYPSWVYDRLIEQQVGVGEISAATVANMHELERKLCIIGLHCIQMKSHDRPTMSEVIEMLEGGVVGLQMPPRPFFCDDESMSPMMDSYQFSSGLTEILEEDE, from the exons ATGTCGTTCGTCCATCTTGTTCTGACCT ATGCTGCAGGTGGCCGGCGGCATCATCGGCGCCATGACTGCCCTCCGTTCACATGCGGCCATCTCAGTGACGTGTCGTTCCCGTTCCGCCGGCGAGGTGACCCGCCGGAGTGCGGTGTTCAATCCTACGAGCTAACTTGTGCAGACGACAAGGCTACAATTCAGATCGACAAGGAGACATACTCTGTAAGTGACATCAACTATGGTGATTCTACCTTGTGGGTCGTCGATGCCAGCTTCTTGGATTCACGTAGCAGTTGCCTTCTTCCTCGCTGGAACCCCCTTCTTCGTGATCCCAGGCTCCAGGCCAAGTCACACCACATCATTGAATTGGCACCTCCAGTAGGGGTTACCTGGGCTAGCTTTGTCAATTGTTCGCAGGAAATAAGGAACAGCAGTTGGATGTACATGCCCGTCGCTTGCCTGAGCACCAGCAGATCCTTCGTTTACGTGTTTACTGGCCAACAATCTGCTTATATTCAGAACCTTGAGCCTTCCTGTGGGTACCTGGCCACGACTCCTTTGGGTGGCAGCAAGTTGAACAGCACGTCGGCGCTGCAGAATGTAAGCTATCAGGATGTTGTAAAGCTAATGATGACTGGATTTGCCGTTCGATTTCCTTTCACAGTTAGTGGGTGGAACTTCAAAGAATGCCTGGCACTGTCAATCCG CCAGACAGGTACAGGGAGCAAGGAAAGGATTGCGAATATTGCTATCATTGACTTCTATTTCTGGTCGTGCTTCCTGCTTGGAGATAGATCACATAATAACCTCATCTACACGTACATGGTGGTCGACACAGCCCTACTGATTTTGAAGTGGACTGCTG TACTGTGCAGATTCGTATTGGCCCCATTAGCAGTATTCATCTTCCTTGCCCACAAGTATTGGAGAAATAAGATAACAATTGATGCAGTAGAGAAGTTCCTCCAGATGCAACTAACTCTCGGCCCAACAAGGTATGCCTACACTGACCTCACTGCAATTACAGGTCACTTCGGTGAGAAGCTTGGCCAAGGAGGCTACGGCTCGGTATACAAAGGTGTTCTCCCAGGTTATGTTAATGTGGCTGTCAAGGTGCTGGAAAATGCCAACTGCAACGGTGAAGAGTTCATCAGTGAGGTCTCCACCATTGGTAGGATCCACCACGTCAATGTAGTTCGTCTTGTTGGTTTTTGTTCAGAGGAACTGAGGAGGGCACTTGTGTACGAGTACATGCCACGAGGATCTCTAGACAAGTACATTTTCTCATCCAAGAGAAGTTTCTCATGGGACAAACTCAATGAGATAGCTTTGGGTATTGCTAGGGGGATCAACTATCTTCATCAAGGTTGCGATATGCAGATACTGCACTTTGACATCAAGCCACACAACATCCTTCTTGATGACAACTTTGTTCCAAAGGTTGCTGATTTCGGCCTCGCCAAACTGTACCCAAGGGACAACAGTTTTGTGCCGCTCAACGCCTTAAGGGGAACAATAGGTTATATTGCTCCTGAAATGATATCTCGGAGCTTTGGCGTTATATCAAGCAAATCCGATGTCTATAGCTTTGGAATGCTGCTGCTGGAGATggctggaggaagaaggaacTCAGACATGCATGCAGGGAACTCAAGTCAGGCCTACTACCCGTCGTGGGTGTATGACCGGCTAATAGAGCAACAGGTGGGTGTTGGTGAGATATCTGCTGCTACTGTTGCTAACATGCATGAGCTTGAGAGGAAGCTGTGCATAATCGGGCTACATTGCATCCAGATGAAGTCTCACGATCGGCCGACGATGAGCGAGGTCATAGAGATGCTTGAAGGTGGCGTTGTTGGCCTGCAGATGCCTCCAAGACCATTCTTCTGTGATGATGAGTCCATGTCACCTATGATGGATTCTTACCAATTCTCCTCTGGGCTAACTGAAATCTTAGAGGAGGATGAGTGA
- the LOC4326104 gene encoding rust resistance kinase Lr10 isoform X2: protein MRVIYVLCVLGVLVPDAAGGRRHHRRHDCPPFTCGHLSDVSFPFRRRGDPPECGVQSYELTCADDKATIQIDKETYSEIRNSSWMYMPVACLSTSRSFVYVFTGQQSAYIQNLEPSCGYLATTPLGGSKLNSTSALQNVSYQDVVKLMMTGFAVRFPFTVSGWNFKECLALSIRQTGTGSKERIANIAIIDFYFWSCFLLGDRSHNNLIYTYMVVDTALLILKWTAVLCRFVLAPLAVFIFLAHKYWRNKITIDAVEKFLQMQLTLGPTRYAYTDLTAITGHFGEKLGQGGYGSVYKGVLPGYVNVAVKVLENANCNGEEFISEVSTIGRIHHVNVVRLVGFCSEELRRALVYEYMPRGSLDKYIFSSKRSFSWDKLNEIALGIARGINYLHQGCDMQILHFDIKPHNILLDDNFVPKVADFGLAKLYPRDNSFVPLNALRGTIGYIAPEMISRSFGVISSKSDVYSFGMLLLEMAGGRRNSDMHAGNSSQAYYPSWVYDRLIEQQVGVGEISAATVANMHELERKLCIIGLHCIQMKSHDRPTMSEVIEMLEGGVVGLQMPPRPFFCDDESMSPMMDSYQFSSGLTEILEEDE from the exons ATGCGAGTAATTTATGTCTTGTGTGTGCTTGGGGTTCTCGTTCCAGATGCTGCAGGTGGCCGGCGGCATCATCGGCGCCATGACTGCCCTCCGTTCACATGCGGCCATCTCAGTGACGTGTCGTTCCCGTTCCGCCGGCGAGGTGACCCGCCGGAGTGCGGTGTTCAATCCTACGAGCTAACTTGTGCAGACGACAAGGCTACAATTCAGATCGACAAGGAGACATACTCT GAAATAAGGAACAGCAGTTGGATGTACATGCCCGTCGCTTGCCTGAGCACCAGCAGATCCTTCGTTTACGTGTTTACTGGCCAACAATCTGCTTATATTCAGAACCTTGAGCCTTCCTGTGGGTACCTGGCCACGACTCCTTTGGGTGGCAGCAAGTTGAACAGCACGTCGGCGCTGCAGAATGTAAGCTATCAGGATGTTGTAAAGCTAATGATGACTGGATTTGCCGTTCGATTTCCTTTCACAGTTAGTGGGTGGAACTTCAAAGAATGCCTGGCACTGTCAATCCG CCAGACAGGTACAGGGAGCAAGGAAAGGATTGCGAATATTGCTATCATTGACTTCTATTTCTGGTCGTGCTTCCTGCTTGGAGATAGATCACATAATAACCTCATCTACACGTACATGGTGGTCGACACAGCCCTACTGATTTTGAAGTGGACTGCTG TACTGTGCAGATTCGTATTGGCCCCATTAGCAGTATTCATCTTCCTTGCCCACAAGTATTGGAGAAATAAGATAACAATTGATGCAGTAGAGAAGTTCCTCCAGATGCAACTAACTCTCGGCCCAACAAGGTATGCCTACACTGACCTCACTGCAATTACAGGTCACTTCGGTGAGAAGCTTGGCCAAGGAGGCTACGGCTCGGTATACAAAGGTGTTCTCCCAGGTTATGTTAATGTGGCTGTCAAGGTGCTGGAAAATGCCAACTGCAACGGTGAAGAGTTCATCAGTGAGGTCTCCACCATTGGTAGGATCCACCACGTCAATGTAGTTCGTCTTGTTGGTTTTTGTTCAGAGGAACTGAGGAGGGCACTTGTGTACGAGTACATGCCACGAGGATCTCTAGACAAGTACATTTTCTCATCCAAGAGAAGTTTCTCATGGGACAAACTCAATGAGATAGCTTTGGGTATTGCTAGGGGGATCAACTATCTTCATCAAGGTTGCGATATGCAGATACTGCACTTTGACATCAAGCCACACAACATCCTTCTTGATGACAACTTTGTTCCAAAGGTTGCTGATTTCGGCCTCGCCAAACTGTACCCAAGGGACAACAGTTTTGTGCCGCTCAACGCCTTAAGGGGAACAATAGGTTATATTGCTCCTGAAATGATATCTCGGAGCTTTGGCGTTATATCAAGCAAATCCGATGTCTATAGCTTTGGAATGCTGCTGCTGGAGATggctggaggaagaaggaacTCAGACATGCATGCAGGGAACTCAAGTCAGGCCTACTACCCGTCGTGGGTGTATGACCGGCTAATAGAGCAACAGGTGGGTGTTGGTGAGATATCTGCTGCTACTGTTGCTAACATGCATGAGCTTGAGAGGAAGCTGTGCATAATCGGGCTACATTGCATCCAGATGAAGTCTCACGATCGGCCGACGATGAGCGAGGTCATAGAGATGCTTGAAGGTGGCGTTGTTGGCCTGCAGATGCCTCCAAGACCATTCTTCTGTGATGATGAGTCCATGTCACCTATGATGGATTCTTACCAATTCTCCTCTGGGCTAACTGAAATCTTAGAGGAGGATGAGTGA
- the LOC112937494 gene encoding rust resistance kinase Lr10-like, with protein sequence MDFTNLLITVLLLLSPLKYESDVATASDDEDFFKTCSSQRCSKHGPEIRYPFRLSTQPPSCGAPGMQLSCSGQDTILDHPVLGSCKVTMIYYRHVIMNAIPLVDSLPHCPLQKLVSVNQSTAVYKPHTSEVASVVGCSRDSIDTNQYGIVGPTSCPSLANNASQFWYLAYPYTYMSILPLGCTIVSKDIPMPYSYDKNGPNFDISIFTETAKRVISTGETVFTWYTSNVTSICQQCEREGRRCGFSSQRNQAFCQHHSMSLSQV encoded by the coding sequence ATGGACTTCACCAACCTTCTTATCACGGTGCTCCTCCTACTCTCTCCTCTCAAATACGAATCCGATGTTGCCACAGCAAGTGATGATGAAGACTTCTTCAAGACTTGTTCATCCCAGCGGTGCAGCAAGCATGGACCAGAGATCAGGTACCCGTTCCGTCTTTCGACACAACCTCCATCATGCGGTGCACCTGGTATGCAATTATCATGCTCTGGACAAGACACCATCCTGGATCACCCTGTTCTTGGTTCCTGCAAAGTGACCATGATATATTACAGGCATGTTATCATGAACGCCATTCCACTTGTAGATTCCTTACCTCACTGCCCACTTCAGAAGCTCGTGTCAGTAAATCAATCAACTGCTGTGTACAAACCTCATACGTCGGAAGTTGCAAGTGTAGTAGGTTGTTCAAGAGATTCCATAGACACAAACCAATATGGTATAGTTGGCCCAACCTCTTGCCCCAGCCTCGCTAACAACGCAAGCCAGTTCTGGTATTTGGCATATCCCTATACATACATGTCTATTCTTCCATTGGGCTGCACAATTGTTTCCAAAGACATCCCAATGCCCTACAGTTACGATAAAAATGGTCCAAACTTTGACATCTCAATCTTCACCGAAACAGCAAAAAGAGTCATCAGCACTGGTGAGACTGTATTCACTTGGTACACAAGTAACGTTACTAGTATTTGCCAACAATGTGAACGTGAAGGTCGGCGTTGTGGCTTTAGCTCTCAAAGGAATCAAGCATTCTGCCAGCATCATAGTATGTCTCTTTCTCAAGTATAA